Proteins encoded by one window of Arachis hypogaea cultivar Tifrunner chromosome 1, arahy.Tifrunner.gnm2.J5K5, whole genome shotgun sequence:
- the LOC112699532 gene encoding acetyl-coenzyme A carboxylase carboxyl transferase subunit beta, chloroplastic, with the protein MANQPPPTSSELLRMLTELQQANQHSISHFQELAKIFEDQFAASSIYLHDSNYLNTIKQGQNESLKDYITRFMKVAITIPDLYPKKMKLSNNILQTSTGNLVGFSGERVPVLESVWLQTTPRQSHCNYSHRLSRSMTMLQYQFEITSLKSSYRSTSQLNGIPVAIGIMDFQFMGGSMGSVVGEKITRLVEHAGNQLLPLILVCASGGARMQEGSLSLMQMAKISSALYEYQKKKRLFYVSILTSPTTGGVTASFGMLGDIIIAEPDAYIAFAGKRVIEQTLNTTIPEGSQVAEYLFQKGLFDSIVPRNPLKGVLSELFQLHAFFPL; encoded by the exons ATGGCTAACCAACCTCCTCCAACATCATCCGAGCTTCTTCGTATGTTAACCGAGTTACAACAAGCCAATCAGC ATTCTATTTCTCATTTTCAAGAATTGGCAAAGATCTTTGAAGATCAGTTCGCTGCATCTTCCATTTATCTACATGATTCCAACTACTTGAACACAATTAAGCAAGGACAAAATGAAAGTCTGAAAGACTATATTACTCGTTTTATGAAGGTGGCCATTACAATCCCAGATCTTTACCCTAAG AAAATGAAGCTAAGCAATAACATACTCCAAACTTCTACTGGGAATTTGGTGGGATTCTCAGGTGAACGTGTCCCAGTATTGGAatctgtgtggttacaaaccacaccgA GACAATCTCATTGCAACTATTCACATCGATTATCGCGAAGCATGACAATGCTACAGTATCAGTTTGAAATCACCAGCCTCAAGTCGAGCTATAGGAGCACAA GTCAACTAAACGGGATTCCTGTAGCAATTGGGATCATGGATTTTCAGTTTATGGGGGGTAGTATGGGATCTGTAGTAGGCGAGAAAATAACCCGTTTGGTCGAACATGCTGGCAATCAACTTTTACCTCTTATTCTAGTATGTGCGTCCGGAGGAGCACGTATGCAAGAAGGAAGTCTGAGCTTGATGCAAATGGCTAAAATATCTTCTGCTTTATATGAGTATCAAAAAAAGAAAAGGTTATTCTATGTATCCATCCTTACATCTCCTACTACTGGTGGGGTGACCGCCAGTTTCGGCATGTTGGGCGATATCATTATTGCCGAACCCGATGCTTACATTGCATTTGCGGGTAAAAGAGTAATTGAACAAACGTTGAATACGACAATACCCGAAGGTTCACAAGTAGCTGAATATTTATTCCAAAAGGGCTTATTTGATTCAATCGTACCGCGTAATCCTTTAAAAGGGGTTTTAAGTGAGTTATTTCAGCTCCATGCTTTCTTCCCTTTGTGA